A region from the Phycisphaeraceae bacterium genome encodes:
- a CDS encoding undecaprenyl-diphosphate phosphatase codes for MDWWQALILGIVEGATEYLPVSSTGHLIVAMRAIGLEKTQATDAYAICIQSGAILAVLGLYRARFRQMAKGLLGRDRQGRELALNLTISFGITGVLGLAFSHWIEKHLFLVSYVVMAWLVGGLAILLVAWSKQGRPGRVGFDLDTLGWKQAAVIGLAQALAMWPGTSRSLITIAAGLMLGMSIGAAVEFSFLLGVVTLLAAGALKAYQSGPLIMDMGLTNVLIGIIVAALAAWISIKWMVSYLRRHGLAIFGYYRIAIGVVVGLLVISGWLPDQIKSTKVSVPPRAIEVTAPAVP; via the coding sequence ATGGATTGGTGGCAGGCTCTGATACTTGGAATCGTCGAAGGTGCGACCGAGTATCTGCCCGTCAGCTCGACCGGCCACCTGATCGTCGCTATGCGCGCCATCGGACTGGAGAAAACTCAAGCTACGGATGCTTACGCCATCTGCATCCAGAGCGGCGCGATCCTTGCCGTGCTCGGTTTGTACCGCGCGAGGTTCCGGCAAATGGCCAAGGGGCTATTGGGCCGTGATCGTCAAGGCCGTGAGCTGGCACTCAACCTCACCATTTCATTCGGTATTACCGGCGTGCTGGGGTTGGCCTTCAGCCACTGGATCGAGAAACACCTGTTTCTCGTCAGTTATGTGGTGATGGCCTGGTTAGTCGGCGGGCTTGCCATTCTGCTGGTGGCGTGGTCAAAACAGGGACGACCCGGGCGAGTCGGTTTTGATCTCGACACGCTGGGGTGGAAGCAGGCTGCTGTCATCGGTCTGGCGCAGGCGTTGGCGATGTGGCCGGGAACCAGCCGTAGTCTGATTACCATCGCAGCCGGCCTGATGCTGGGAATGAGCATTGGTGCAGCGGTGGAGTTCAGCTTTTTGCTTGGTGTCGTCACGCTGCTGGCGGCTGGTGCGCTTAAGGCTTACCAATCCGGTCCGCTCATCATGGACATGGGGCTGACCAACGTCTTGATCGGCATCATCGTTGCCGCCCTTGCCGCCTGGATTTCAATCAAGTGGATGGTCAGCTACCTGCGCCGACATGGGCTGGCGATATTCGGGTATTACCGGATTGCCATCGGCGTGGTGGTGGGGCTGCTGGTCATCAGCGGGTGGCTGCCTGACCAGATCAAATCCACGAAGGTATCCGTTCCGCCCAGAGCAATCGAGGTCACGGCTCCAGCAGTACCTTGA
- a CDS encoding twin-arginine translocase subunit TatC, which translates to MARPPQDPDDFTMSFGDHLEELRRRLIYALIGVALTSCVTAWFGKDILSWLCQPLFEALKQAGYPQQVYNHSVAGSFTVWMKVSLLAGLTISAPWVVYQGWRFISTGLYASERKFAVLLAPFSGMMVLLGIFFLYYVFLPATVSFLLYFSATFPPPTSDAPSSLQRVTHFFNDMNRLFMPGTWLGDSNAPATRPGTPATQPATNPDSTTSHGGGAGFRVPVLEHDPAAPAEGEIWFNHSANQLKMRVDDRDHVVMLNLGSMMIPLIEINEYLGLVFILAILVLIAFQLPVVMTLAAAIGLLDPRWVAKYRKHIVFVFFVVGVIATPNQDFVGNILLPIVMWVLFELGLLTMRLAWKKRDIDEGEEEPSEAN; encoded by the coding sequence ATGGCTCGGCCGCCCCAAGACCCTGACGATTTCACGATGAGCTTCGGCGATCATCTGGAGGAACTTCGCCGACGACTCATCTACGCGCTCATCGGCGTGGCGTTGACCTCGTGCGTGACAGCATGGTTTGGCAAGGACATTCTCTCGTGGTTGTGTCAGCCGCTTTTTGAAGCTCTCAAACAGGCCGGCTACCCGCAGCAGGTGTACAACCACTCCGTCGCGGGCAGTTTCACCGTCTGGATGAAAGTTTCGCTGCTGGCGGGGTTGACGATCAGCGCACCGTGGGTTGTGTATCAGGGGTGGCGATTTATCTCAACCGGCCTGTATGCGAGTGAGCGGAAGTTTGCGGTGTTGCTGGCGCCGTTCAGCGGCATGATGGTGCTGCTGGGAATTTTCTTTCTCTACTACGTTTTCCTGCCGGCGACGGTGTCGTTTCTGCTCTATTTCTCCGCCACGTTTCCGCCGCCGACTTCTGACGCACCCAGTTCGTTGCAGCGTGTCACCCATTTTTTCAACGACATGAATCGGCTATTCATGCCGGGAACCTGGCTTGGCGACAGCAACGCACCGGCGACGAGGCCGGGCACTCCGGCGACCCAGCCGGCGACTAATCCCGACAGCACAACATCGCACGGCGGCGGGGCGGGCTTCCGTGTACCAGTGCTTGAGCATGATCCAGCCGCACCTGCTGAGGGTGAGATTTGGTTCAATCACTCCGCCAATCAACTCAAAATGCGCGTGGATGACAGGGACCACGTGGTCATGCTCAATCTCGGCTCGATGATGATTCCCCTGATTGAAATTAATGAATACCTCGGCCTGGTTTTCATCCTGGCGATTCTCGTGCTCATCGCGTTTCAGTTGCCTGTGGTGATGACGCTGGCTGCAGCGATCGGCCTGCTCGATCCGCGATGGGTTGCCAAATACCGCAAGCACATCGTGTTTGTCTTTTTCGTGGTCGGTGTGATCGCCACGCCTAATCAGGACTTTGTTGGAAACATCCTTCTGCCGATCGTGATGTGGGTTCTCTTTGAGCTGGGTTTGTTGACGATGCGGCTGGCGTGGAAGAAGCGGGATATCGATGAAGGGGAGGAAGAACCGAGTGAGGCAAATTGA
- a CDS encoding TraR/DksA family transcriptional regulator, whose amino-acid sequence MAKKTTGKKKTAARPAVKTAPKPKPKAKPATKVVKKPGKTAVVASKAPKPAPKTKAPSFVKPSVVEIKRVAVKEQAEETQLKEVALTEDELRKVKTGLTKKDLEHYRELLMQKRAEILGDVASLETDARNNGGNLSNMPLHMADIGSDNYEQEFTLGLVESERKLLQEINEALLRIKAGTYGVCVEMGVPIAKARLDAKPWAKHCIEAARLLERTGMR is encoded by the coding sequence GTGGCCAAAAAGACCACCGGCAAGAAAAAAACCGCGGCCCGTCCGGCTGTGAAAACCGCCCCCAAGCCTAAGCCCAAGGCCAAGCCCGCGACAAAGGTCGTCAAAAAGCCCGGCAAAACCGCTGTCGTCGCTTCCAAAGCTCCCAAGCCAGCTCCCAAGACCAAGGCTCCTTCCTTCGTCAAGCCGTCGGTTGTCGAAATCAAGCGAGTGGCTGTGAAGGAGCAGGCGGAAGAGACGCAGCTCAAGGAAGTCGCGCTGACCGAGGACGAGCTTCGTAAGGTTAAGACCGGTCTGACCAAGAAAGACCTGGAGCACTACCGCGAATTGCTCATGCAAAAGCGCGCTGAGATTCTCGGCGATGTCGCATCGCTTGAAACCGATGCCCGCAACAACGGCGGCAACCTGTCCAACATGCCGCTCCATATGGCCGACATCGGGTCCGACAACTACGAGCAGGAGTTCACGCTCGGTCTGGTGGAGAGCGAGCGAAAATTGCTCCAGGAAATCAACGAAGCACTGCTGCGCATCAAAGCGGGTACTTATGGCGTGTGCGTTGAAATGGGTGTGCCGATCGCCAAGGCGCGGCTCGACGCAAAACCCTGGGCGAAACACTGCATCGAGGCGGCACGGTTACTCGAACGCACCGGTATGCGTTAA
- a CDS encoding twin-arginine translocase TatA/TatE family subunit codes for MGDWWMLLVLAFVGLLIFGKRLPEVGKNMGRGIVEFKKGLSGIEDQINPNTPSQPQARVENTASSRQIADQSNASTSASSESEMAAMREEMRRMREELNTAQAKLSENNPKT; via the coding sequence ATGGGCGACTGGTGGATGCTGCTTGTTCTTGCCTTCGTCGGCCTGCTCATCTTCGGTAAGCGGCTGCCTGAAGTAGGCAAAAACATGGGTAGAGGTATCGTCGAATTCAAGAAAGGCTTGTCGGGGATCGAGGACCAGATCAACCCCAACACGCCCAGCCAGCCGCAGGCCCGCGTCGAGAACACCGCATCCTCCCGCCAAATTGCCGATCAGAGCAATGCGTCCACCTCTGCCAGCAGCGAGTCAGAGATGGCTGCCATGCGTGAGGAAATGCGTCGCATGCGTGAAGAGCTTAATACCGCTCAAGCCAAGCTCTCTGAAAACAACCCCAAGACGTGA
- a CDS encoding zinc ribbon domain-containing protein, whose product MNTTVVSTYVTCRVCSKEFPRRASHCPNCATPNRPPARTPGAEQSCFRCGQRLSRKSNICGECGHAH is encoded by the coding sequence ATGAACACCACCGTTGTTTCCACTTATGTCACTTGTCGAGTGTGCAGCAAGGAGTTCCCCCGCCGCGCATCTCATTGCCCGAATTGCGCCACACCAAACCGTCCGCCAGCCCGCACACCGGGGGCGGAACAGTCCTGCTTCCGTTGCGGACAGCGACTATCCAGAAAATCAAATATCTGCGGCGAGTGCGGCCACGCACATTGA
- a CDS encoding NAD(+)/NADH kinase, which yields MLRPRVLILANRRKPAVVDALEGFRPWLSAHAEVVGEPDITLLTRETASAMPHADLALVLGGDGTLLAQARNVIDLGLPILGVNFGKLGFLAEYSLDDLRRHWDEVAAGRVRRTNRVVLDVAVHEADAVINASGSSAKPSSEFIAVNDAVITAGQPFRMIELEMTIDPGSRPGLDGATTFTGDGLIVSTPSGSTAYNLAAGGAIVSPDLDAFCLTPICPHTLAFRPLVISAATPVLIRVNRANEGTTLVIDGQLPLTLKAGQQIFLRRYTRSLVLIHNPELSYWKMLAKKMHWAARPRST from the coding sequence ATGTTGCGACCGCGTGTTCTCATCCTTGCAAATCGTCGAAAGCCCGCAGTGGTCGATGCGCTCGAGGGCTTTCGTCCGTGGCTATCGGCTCATGCGGAAGTTGTGGGCGAGCCGGACATCACTTTGCTGACGCGCGAGACGGCATCCGCGATGCCTCATGCCGACCTGGCGCTGGTGCTGGGCGGTGACGGCACGCTGTTAGCGCAGGCGCGTAACGTCATCGACCTGGGATTGCCCATCCTTGGGGTGAACTTCGGCAAACTCGGTTTTCTTGCGGAGTACAGTCTGGATGATCTTCGCCGACACTGGGATGAAGTAGCGGCGGGGCGTGTCCGGCGGACGAATCGTGTGGTACTCGATGTCGCGGTCCACGAAGCGGACGCCGTCATCAACGCCAGCGGATCATCCGCCAAGCCGTCATCGGAGTTTATTGCGGTGAACGATGCGGTGATTACCGCCGGCCAGCCGTTCCGCATGATCGAGCTGGAAATGACGATTGATCCCGGATCGAGGCCCGGTCTGGACGGGGCGACGACGTTTACCGGCGACGGATTGATCGTCTCGACTCCCAGCGGCTCGACCGCCTACAACCTCGCAGCGGGCGGCGCAATCGTCAGCCCTGATCTGGATGCGTTTTGTCTCACGCCGATTTGTCCGCACACGCTGGCGTTTCGACCGCTGGTGATCAGTGCTGCGACCCCCGTCCTGATTCGTGTGAACCGCGCCAACGAGGGCACCACGCTGGTGATCGATGGCCAGCTCCCGCTGACTCTGAAAGCCGGACAGCAGATATTCCTTCGCCGCTATACCCGATCACTGGTACTGATTCATAACCCGGAACTGAGCTACTGGAAGATGCTGGCCAAAAAGATGCACTGGGCAGCACGTCCTCGCAGCACGTGA
- a CDS encoding PIG-L family deacetylase — protein sequence MSKVTRKVAMCLMAHPDDCEILAAGTMAHLKARGWEIHIVSMTPGDCGSMDQGPEQIAKIRRQEGANAAKVLGATYHCLESRDLYVTFDEDTLRRATSLTRMIAPSVMFTHSLQCYMMDHEVTARVARTASFGYAIPNTTPGPIAKGSGVPYLYYADTLEGLDYYGNTIEPSTFVNITRTMAIKTKMLKEHASQREWLMKHHGMDEYTRSMQAWGERRGHQIGVKYAEAFRQHRGHPYPHDCILAKELGDLVVDRHP from the coding sequence ATGTCAAAAGTTACTCGCAAGGTCGCCATGTGTCTGATGGCTCACCCGGACGACTGTGAAATTCTCGCGGCTGGGACGATGGCGCATCTCAAAGCCCGTGGTTGGGAAATTCACATCGTCTCGATGACGCCCGGAGACTGCGGGTCGATGGATCAGGGGCCGGAGCAGATCGCCAAAATCCGCCGACAGGAAGGGGCAAACGCAGCCAAGGTCCTGGGCGCGACGTATCACTGCCTGGAATCGCGCGATCTGTATGTGACTTTTGATGAGGACACGCTTCGTCGTGCGACCAGCCTGACTCGGATGATCGCTCCGAGTGTGATGTTCACGCACAGCCTCCAATGCTACATGATGGACCACGAGGTCACCGCCCGCGTGGCACGTACGGCTTCGTTTGGTTACGCCATCCCTAATACCACCCCCGGACCCATCGCCAAAGGTTCCGGCGTGCCGTATCTCTACTATGCCGACACGCTTGAGGGGCTTGACTACTACGGCAACACGATCGAGCCATCGACTTTCGTCAACATCACCAGGACCATGGCCATCAAGACGAAGATGCTCAAGGAACACGCCTCGCAGCGTGAGTGGCTGATGAAGCATCACGGCATGGATGAATACACACGTTCGATGCAGGCATGGGGTGAACGCCGCGGTCATCAGATCGGCGTGAAATATGCGGAAGCCTTCCGGCAGCATCGCGGCCACCCGTATCCGCATGACTGCATCCTGGCGAAAGAACTCGGCGACCTGGTCGTGGATCGGCATCCGTAA
- the metH gene encoding methionine synthase, producing MPSRFTDELQRRVLVFDGAMGTAIHAIPLSLESDYLGRENCPEALNLTRPDVIQGIHESFLAVGADAVETNTFGGNKLVLAEFDFVDRIHEINVKAAQIARAACDKYATPDRPRFVIGSIGPGTKLITLGNTTWDEMLDSYREQVRGLIDGGVDALLIETTQDLLQIKCTINACLAALADRGKTTDDIPIMVQVTIETTGTMLLGTEIAGAAAALAGFPILSLGMNCATGPTEMAEHVHFLGKQWPKLISVLPNAGLPVLLDGKASFPLQPQPFAEALTRYVEHDGVNIVGGCCGTTPEHIRLLVQSVSGRKPTRITKELFKPACTSLFSATEFRQDTSILNIGERTNASGSRAFKKLLENEDWDGMVSLAKEQVREGSHVIDVNVDYAGRDNARDMAEIVKRFVRQVNVPLMLDSTQPKTIEAGLRLAAGKCIINSANLEDGEEKFAHMCKLAKTYGAALVLGTIDEDKEEAMARTADRKLAIARRMFDLATKKYGLAAADLFFDPLVLPISTGMEKDRRSALETIEGTRRIVKELPDCQLTCGLSNVSFGLKPAARVVLNSVFMHELIQAGMSSAIIHVSKILPRTKIEDIQWNAALDLIYNRWPDAPRTLRDGTETRDPLQIFVDLFPDQEQSEKVAKPAAASLSLEERLQQHIIDGEKRHLIETLEEARAKYSPLDIINDHLLGGMKVVGELFGSGQMQLPFVLQSAEVMKMAVAHLEQYMEKVEGQTKGKLVLATVKGDVHDIGKNLVDIILTNNGYTVFNLGIKQPISGIIEKVKEVGADAVGLSGLLVKSVGVMKENLEELNTQNITVPIILGGAALSRHYCETDLRQTYKGQVYFGRDAFEGLRLMDYLVSGRSAELNREIEERVNKRQAVEEKVEAAQRAKSQPTETESAVGAGCGCGVPHGATAAVRSEVGEAPVPVPPFWGDRVVEGLRLDDIYPFVNKVALFRGQWQFKKQRQSEAEYEAQLEDEIEPLFERLKKQCKEENILRPRVTYGYFPAGSEGDDLIVFDPQDHDRPIERFTFPRQSSRKRLCISDFFRSASSGVRDVLALSCVSMGPEVTKRERKLFDANNYSEYLYLHGMGVECAEALAELWHKRIRQELGFAGEDSPNIRELFTQSYRGSRYSFGYPACPEMSDQEKLFRLIKPERIGCTLTENWQIDPEQSTSAIIVHHPQAKYFAV from the coding sequence ATGCCGAGCAGATTTACAGACGAGCTTCAGCGACGAGTTCTGGTATTCGATGGGGCCATGGGTACCGCCATCCACGCGATCCCGCTTTCATTGGAGAGCGATTATCTGGGTCGGGAAAACTGCCCGGAAGCCCTGAACCTCACCCGCCCCGATGTGATTCAGGGCATCCATGAGTCGTTCCTGGCCGTCGGTGCCGATGCCGTCGAAACAAATACCTTCGGCGGTAACAAGCTCGTGCTCGCTGAGTTCGACTTTGTTGACCGCATCCATGAAATCAATGTCAAAGCTGCGCAGATCGCTCGAGCCGCATGCGACAAGTATGCAACACCCGATCGGCCGCGTTTTGTCATTGGCTCCATCGGCCCGGGTACCAAACTCATCACGCTGGGTAACACCACCTGGGATGAAATGCTCGACAGCTACCGTGAACAGGTACGCGGGCTAATCGACGGCGGCGTGGATGCCCTGCTCATCGAAACCACACAGGATCTGCTCCAGATTAAATGCACGATCAATGCCTGCCTCGCAGCACTGGCGGATCGCGGCAAGACCACCGACGACATCCCCATCATGGTGCAGGTCACCATCGAGACGACCGGCACGATGCTGCTGGGTACGGAGATCGCCGGTGCGGCTGCTGCGCTGGCGGGCTTCCCGATTCTTTCACTGGGGATGAACTGCGCCACCGGCCCGACGGAGATGGCTGAACATGTTCACTTTTTGGGCAAGCAGTGGCCAAAGCTCATCAGCGTGTTACCCAATGCGGGGCTGCCCGTACTCCTCGATGGCAAAGCGAGCTTCCCTCTCCAGCCGCAGCCGTTCGCCGAAGCGTTGACACGATATGTGGAACACGACGGGGTGAATATCGTCGGCGGATGCTGCGGTACGACACCTGAGCACATCCGACTGCTGGTGCAGTCCGTCAGCGGACGCAAACCGACCCGCATCACTAAAGAGCTGTTCAAGCCCGCCTGCACGTCGCTGTTTTCTGCGACTGAGTTCCGTCAGGACACGTCGATTCTCAACATCGGCGAGCGGACCAATGCTTCAGGATCGCGTGCGTTCAAGAAGCTGCTCGAAAACGAAGACTGGGACGGCATGGTAAGCCTCGCCAAGGAGCAGGTGCGTGAAGGATCGCACGTCATCGATGTCAACGTGGACTACGCCGGCCGCGATAACGCGCGGGATATGGCGGAAATCGTCAAACGGTTCGTTCGACAGGTAAACGTGCCGCTGATGCTCGACTCCACACAACCCAAGACCATCGAAGCTGGTCTGCGGCTTGCTGCGGGCAAGTGCATCATTAACTCCGCGAACCTGGAAGACGGCGAAGAAAAATTTGCTCATATGTGCAAGCTGGCGAAAACCTACGGCGCAGCCCTGGTGCTCGGCACGATCGACGAGGACAAGGAAGAAGCCATGGCACGCACCGCCGATCGCAAACTCGCCATCGCGCGACGGATGTTTGATCTGGCGACAAAGAAATACGGCCTGGCAGCGGCGGACCTGTTCTTCGACCCGCTCGTGCTGCCCATCAGCACGGGTATGGAAAAGGATCGCCGCAGTGCCCTCGAAACCATCGAGGGGACACGCCGCATCGTCAAAGAACTTCCCGATTGCCAGCTCACCTGCGGTCTGTCGAACGTGAGCTTCGGCCTCAAGCCCGCGGCCCGCGTCGTGCTCAACAGCGTCTTTATGCACGAGTTGATCCAGGCGGGAATGTCCAGCGCGATCATTCACGTTTCCAAGATCCTGCCCCGAACAAAAATCGAAGATATCCAGTGGAATGCGGCTCTCGACCTGATCTACAACCGCTGGCCGGACGCTCCGCGTACACTCCGTGACGGCACCGAGACGCGCGATCCGCTCCAGATTTTTGTAGATCTGTTTCCCGACCAGGAGCAATCGGAGAAAGTCGCTAAGCCCGCTGCTGCGTCTCTGTCTCTCGAAGAGCGGCTTCAGCAGCACATCATCGACGGGGAAAAACGACACCTGATCGAGACGCTCGAAGAGGCGAGGGCAAAATACTCGCCGCTCGACATCATTAACGATCACCTGCTCGGCGGGATGAAAGTCGTCGGTGAGCTGTTCGGCTCCGGTCAGATGCAGCTTCCCTTCGTGCTCCAGAGTGCTGAAGTGATGAAGATGGCGGTCGCCCACCTCGAGCAGTACATGGAGAAGGTCGAAGGTCAGACCAAAGGCAAGCTCGTGCTCGCGACGGTCAAAGGCGATGTTCACGATATCGGCAAAAATCTCGTAGACATCATCCTGACCAACAATGGCTACACGGTCTTCAACCTGGGCATCAAGCAGCCGATCTCCGGCATCATCGAAAAGGTCAAGGAAGTCGGTGCCGACGCGGTCGGCCTATCGGGGCTGCTGGTTAAAAGCGTCGGGGTGATGAAGGAAAATCTCGAGGAGCTGAATACGCAGAACATCACGGTGCCGATCATCCTCGGCGGCGCGGCCCTCTCGCGTCATTACTGCGAAACGGATTTGCGGCAGACGTACAAAGGGCAGGTCTATTTTGGTCGTGATGCCTTCGAGGGATTGCGCCTTATGGACTATCTCGTCAGCGGCAGGTCCGCTGAGCTGAACCGTGAAATCGAGGAACGAGTCAACAAGCGTCAGGCTGTGGAGGAAAAGGTCGAGGCGGCACAGCGTGCCAAATCGCAGCCGACGGAGACGGAATCCGCTGTCGGTGCGGGATGCGGTTGCGGCGTGCCGCATGGCGCGACGGCAGCGGTCCGGAGCGAGGTGGGCGAAGCCCCCGTTCCGGTCCCGCCCTTCTGGGGTGACCGCGTGGTCGAAGGACTCCGACTCGACGATATCTATCCCTTTGTGAACAAGGTCGCACTCTTCCGCGGTCAATGGCAGTTCAAGAAACAACGCCAATCCGAGGCTGAGTACGAAGCGCAGCTTGAGGATGAAATCGAACCGCTCTTTGAACGGCTCAAGAAACAGTGCAAAGAGGAAAACATTCTCCGCCCCAGGGTGACTTACGGCTACTTCCCAGCGGGAAGTGAGGGCGATGATCTGATCGTGTTCGATCCGCAGGACCACGACCGCCCGATCGAGCGGTTCACGTTTCCGCGTCAAAGCAGCCGCAAGCGACTGTGCATCAGCGACTTCTTCCGTTCCGCATCATCGGGTGTGCGCGACGTGCTGGCCCTCTCGTGTGTCAGCATGGGGCCTGAGGTCACCAAACGGGAGCGGAAACTTTTCGACGCCAACAACTACTCGGAATACCTCTACCTGCACGGCATGGGGGTCGAATGCGCGGAAGCACTCGCGGAGCTGTGGCATAAACGTATTCGTCAGGAGCTTGGTTTTGCCGGCGAAGACAGCCCGAATATCCGCGAGCTTTTCACGCAGAGCTACCGTGGATCGCGTTACAGCTTCGGCTATCCCGCATGCCCCGAAATGAGTGACCAGGAAAAACTGTTCCGTCTCATCAAGCCCGAACGCATCGGCTGCACGCTGACGGAAAACTGGCAGATCGATCCGGAACAGTCCACAAGCGCGATCATTGTCCATCACCCGCAGGCAAAATACTTCGCTGTGTAG
- a CDS encoding alcohol dehydrogenase catalytic domain-containing protein, with product MHALVFDGQNARFQPTHADPRPAPGEAVIRPTRMGVCATDLELCRGYMGFKGVLGHEFVGVVEEVNTRDAKVARQWTGKRVVGTINCICGKCDMCKAGLREHCRDRTVLGIAGRDGCFAQRFTLPAQNLLAVPDSIDDDRAVFTEPLAAAYQIIRQLTIEGRPFITVLGDGRLGLLCAQVMSQLNATVRLVGKHPEKLALCEKWGVKHRVLDDVGLRADQDIVVDCTGSASGLPTAMKMVRPRGKIVMKTTVAPEQSAKAPVDLSPLVINEIQVIGSRCGPFGEALTALATQKIDVLSLISRRMKLADGVDALRAARSPGVIKVLLEP from the coding sequence TTGCACGCACTGGTTTTCGACGGACAAAACGCCCGCTTCCAACCCACCCATGCGGATCCCCGTCCCGCGCCGGGGGAAGCGGTGATCCGGCCGACCCGCATGGGTGTCTGTGCGACCGATCTGGAGCTTTGCCGCGGGTATATGGGTTTCAAGGGCGTCCTTGGTCATGAGTTTGTGGGTGTGGTTGAAGAGGTCAACACCCGCGATGCAAAGGTCGCCCGTCAGTGGACGGGCAAGCGGGTCGTAGGCACGATCAACTGCATCTGCGGTAAATGCGATATGTGCAAGGCCGGCCTGCGCGAACATTGCCGCGACCGGACGGTACTTGGTATCGCCGGGCGCGACGGCTGCTTCGCGCAGCGATTCACCCTTCCGGCCCAGAATCTGCTGGCAGTCCCTGACTCCATCGACGACGACCGCGCGGTATTCACCGAACCGCTCGCGGCTGCCTATCAGATCATCCGGCAACTCACGATCGAGGGGCGACCCTTCATCACCGTGCTCGGTGATGGTCGGTTGGGTCTGCTCTGCGCACAGGTGATGAGCCAGCTCAACGCGACGGTTCGACTCGTAGGCAAGCACCCGGAAAAACTCGCGCTATGTGAGAAATGGGGCGTCAAGCACCGCGTGCTGGATGATGTCGGTCTGCGAGCCGATCAGGACATCGTCGTTGATTGCACCGGTTCAGCCAGCGGTCTGCCCACCGCGATGAAAATGGTCCGGCCGCGCGGGAAAATTGTCATGAAGACCACCGTCGCGCCGGAGCAAAGCGCAAAAGCACCGGTCGATCTCTCGCCGCTGGTCATCAACGAGATTCAGGTCATCGGCAGCCGCTGCGGGCCGTTCGGCGAGGCGTTGACTGCGCTGGCTACCCAGAAAATTGACGTGCTGAGCCTCATCAGTCGGCGCATGAAGCTCGCTGATGGAGTTGATGCGCTGCGTGCCGCGCGGAGTCCCGGAGTCATCAAGGTACTGCTGGAGCCGTGA
- a CDS encoding DUF2726 domain-containing protein, whose product MSDTPKGCLGFLLSMFGSRSEVEAPSTTMPKVQVNRYFVSEAEANFFRVLQRFVAGRAHVLAQVSLRQLVWFPGNNRSNQGRGTWQSKVAAKSVDFVLCESATLRPLVAIELDEPSHAEPARQSRDADVEAVLDAAGLPLLHVLTSRNYDTRELDAALQPHLPAMSATQKR is encoded by the coding sequence ATGAGTGATACTCCAAAGGGCTGCCTGGGGTTCTTGTTGTCGATGTTCGGGTCTCGCTCTGAGGTGGAAGCGCCATCCACTACGATGCCCAAGGTGCAGGTGAACCGCTATTTTGTTTCGGAGGCGGAAGCGAATTTTTTCCGCGTCCTACAGCGCTTCGTCGCAGGTCGCGCACATGTGTTGGCGCAGGTTTCACTTCGTCAGTTGGTCTGGTTTCCTGGCAATAACCGCAGCAACCAGGGCCGTGGCACTTGGCAAAGTAAGGTTGCTGCCAAGTCCGTGGACTTCGTGCTGTGCGAGTCAGCGACCCTTCGCCCGCTCGTGGCGATTGAACTGGATGAACCGTCTCATGCTGAACCTGCACGACAGTCACGAGATGCCGATGTAGAGGCGGTGTTGGATGCAGCAGGACTACCCCTGCTCCATGTGCTGACATCGCGCAACTACGACACCCGTGAGCTGGACGCAGCGCTACAACCACATCTGCCGGCGATGTCGGCAACACAAAAGCGATAA